From Xiphophorus hellerii strain 12219 chromosome 20, Xiphophorus_hellerii-4.1, whole genome shotgun sequence, the proteins below share one genomic window:
- the glyctk gene encoding LOW QUALITY PROTEIN: glycerate kinase (The sequence of the model RefSeq protein was modified relative to this genomic sequence to represent the inferred CDS: deleted 2 bases in 2 codons) encodes MARILSLFRSQPFLALLGRRNPTFCNMSMDSGARETFRATVEAVQPDTVVRQSIERNGDQVVIDGRRFTLSHNMHLVGFGKAVLGMAAEVERILGDHLVRGVISVPHGMQQTLQQHGKSHLLLKADSRIKVMEGAKHNLPDDDSLKAAEGIKQLATELTEKDLLLVLISGGGSALLPAPVPPISLQEKLDVTRRLAAAGATIQELNKVRRALSLLKGGGLAHHAHPAQVVSLILSDVIGDPLDLIASGPTVTCEVWPEEVLSILERHKLLSSMPASVTQVLVRQGPRWKESNKHSDSPGEALNAVIGSNTVALTCAGRRVRELGFRPVVLSPGVCGDVRLVSRLYGLLARFACSQEEPPPEIAAEVLRLGPEVGVESWDLCRTMQVLGEGRAEGWGATCVLAGGEPTVELTGKGRGGRNQELALRVGLELRGLELPPQGPVFLSGGTDGQDGPTEAAGAVTDAGLYDEAQAQGLDIDGFLSNNDSYTFFSRLSGGERLLVPGLTCTNVMDVHVLLIPPIPIKIS; translated from the exons ATGGCCCGCATCCTGTCCTTGTTCCGGTCTCAACCTTTTCTGGCCCTCCTGGGAAGAAGAAACCCCACGTTCTGCAACATGTCCATGGACTCAGGGGCGCGGgaaaccttcagagccacagtGGAAGCTGTGCAGCCGGACACCGTGGTGCGGCAGAGCATAGAGCGTAACGGCGAC CAGGTCGTTATTGACGGACGCAGATTCACACTCAGTCACAACATGCACCTGGTGGGCTTTGGGAAAGCGGTTCTGGGAATGGCTGCAGAGGTAGAGAGGATTCTGGGCGATCATCTAGTTAGAGGAGTCATCAGCGTGCCGCATGGGATGCAGCAGACGTTACAACAGCATGGAAAAAG CCATTTGTTGCTAAAAGCAGACAGTCGGATCAAAGTCATGGAGGGAGCCAAACACAACCTACCTGATGACGACTCTCTGAAGGCA GCCGAAGGCATCAAGCAGTTAGCTACTGAATTGACAGAAAAAGATTTACTGCTTGTGCTAATATCAG GTGGAGGCTCTGCTCTGCTACCAGCACCAGTACCTCCAATCTCGCTGCAGGAGAAGCTTGATGTAACTCGCAGACTTGCAGCTGCTGGCGCGACCATCCAAGAGCTCAACAAAGTTCGTCGAGCGCTGTCTTTGTTGAAGGGTGGAGGGCTTGCACACCACGCTCACCCCGCACAG GTGGTTTCACTCATACTGTCTGACGTGATTGGGGACCCTCTTGATTTGATAGCAAGCGGCCCAACAGTGACATGCGAGGTGTGGCCGGAGGAGGTTTTATCCATCCTTGAACGACACAAACTTCTCAGCTCCATGCCAGCTTCAGTCACACAGGTCCTTGTGAGACAGGGTCCCCGCTGGAAAGAGAGTAACAAGCACTCGGATTCACCTGGAGAGGCTCTCAATGCTGTGATTGGCTCCAATACAGTTGCGCTCACCTGCGCTGGCCGGCGAGTTCGAGAACTGGGTTTCCGTCCTGTTGTGCTTTCACCGGGAGTCTGCGGCGACGTGAGGCTCGTCTCCAGGCTGTACGGCCTGCTGGCCCGGTTCGCCTGTTCCCAGGAGGAACCGCCTCCGGAGATCGCAGCCGAAGTGCTGAGGCTCGGACCGGAGGTCGGCGTGGAGAGCTGGGACCTGTGCCGAACCATGCAGGTGTTGGGCGAGGGGCGCGCCGAGGGGTGGGGCGCCACATGTGTGTTAGCTGGAGGAGAGCCCACTGTGGAGCTAACGGGCAAAGGGCGAGGAGGTCGAAACCAGGAGCTGGCTCTCCGAGTGGGACTGGAACTGAGAGGCCTGGAGCTCCCGCCGCAGGGGCCCGTGTTTCTGAGCGGCGGCACCGATGGTCAGGACGGACCCACGGAGGCTGCGGGGGCCGTCACTGATGCGGGGCTGTACGACGAAGCCCAAGCCCAGGGGTTAGACATCGACGGCTTCCTCAGTAATAATGACTCCTACACTTTCTTTTCCCGTCTGTCAGGCGGAGAGCGTCTGCTGGTGCCTGGCCTGACCTGCACTAATGTCATGGATGTTCATGTGCTGCTTATCCCACCTATTCCCATTAAAATTAGTTAA
- the wdr82 gene encoding WD repeat-containing protein 82: MKLTDNVLRSFRVAKVFRENSDKINCFDFCSNGEAIISSSDDDSLVLYDCQEGKPKRTLYSKKYGVDLIRYTHAANTVVYSSNKIDDTIRYLSLHDNKYIRYFPGHNKRVTSLSMSPVDDTFISGSLDKTIRLWDLRSPNCQGLMHLQGKPVCSFDPEGLIFAAGINSEMVKLYDLRSFDKGPFATFKLQYDRTCEWTGLKFSNDGKLILLSTNGGALRILDAFKGAVLHSFGGYNNSKGVTLEASFTPDSQFVMIGSEDGKIHVWNAESGMKVALLDGKHTGPITCLQFNPKFMTFASACSNMAFWLPTIDD; the protein is encoded by the exons ATGAAGCTAACGGACAATGTGCTCCGGAGCTTTCGGGTTGCTAAAGTGTTCCGAGAAAACTCGGACAAAATTAACTGCTTCGACTTTTGCTCCAACGGAGAGGCAATCATTTCCAGCAGCGACGACGACTCCTTAGTGTTGTACGACTGCCAGGAGGGAAA ACCCAAAAGAACTCTCTACAGTAAAAAGTATGGCGTGGATCTGATCAGGTATACGCATGCTGCAAACACAGTGGTCTACAGTTCCAACAAAATCGATG ACACTATCCGGTATTTGTCTCTTCATGACAACAAATATATCCGGTATTTTCCTGGACACAACAAAAG AGTGACGTCTCTGTCCATGTCTCCTGTGGATGACACGTTTATTTCCGGCTCATTAGACAAAACGATCAGGTTGTGGGATCTGCGCTCACCGAACTGCCAG GGTTTGATGCACCTGCAGGGGAAGCCTGTTTGCTCATTTGATCCAGAGGGTCTCATTTTTGCAGCTGGCATAAATTCAGAGATGGTTAAACTTTATGATCTGCGCTCATTTGATAAG GGTCCGTTTGCAACTTTCAAGCTTCAGTACGATCGGACATGTGAGTGGACTGGACTCAAGTTTAGCAATGATGGAAAACTCATCCTTCTTTCAACCAACGGCGGGGCGCTTCGCATTTTGGACGCTTTTAAAGGGGCGGTGCTGCATTCTTTCGGG GGCTACAACAACAGTAAAGGCGTAACCTTAGAGGCTTCTTTCACTCCTGATTCTCAGTTTGTGATGATTG GCTCTGAAGATGGAAAGATCCATGTGTGGAATGCTGAAAGCGGGATGAAGGTGGCGTTATTAGACGGGAAGCACACAGGCCCCATTACCTGTCTGCAGTTCAATCCAAAGTTCATGACCTTTGCCAGTGCCTGCTCCAACATG GCTTTCTGGTTGCCGACCATTGATGACTGA
- the tcta gene encoding T-cell leukemia translocation-altered gene protein homolog, whose translation MEDSWDFEFLSRIADSCLSFISEFVDDWLANDMRVSIFKILLSWLIFSLIAIHFAWKVYGNTVNDMYYRQGAGQNGGTPEAASHLGGWVSEAGDPMKSHHD comes from the exons ATGGAGGATTCGTGggattttgagtttctgtcccGCATCGCTGACAGCTGTCTATCGTTTATTTCCGAGTTTGTGGACGATTGGCTCGCCAACGACATGAGGGTCTCCATATTCAAAATCCTGCTCAGCTGGCTGATATTTAGTCTAATCGCGATTCACTTTGCATGGAAAGTCTACGGGAACACAGTGAACGACATGTATTACCGACAAG GGGCTGGGCAGAACGGAGGAACACCGGAGGCAGCTTCCCACCTGGGCGGATG GGTGAGTGAAGCTGGGGACCCCATGAAGAGCCATCATGACTGA